The following coding sequences lie in one Populus trichocarpa isolate Nisqually-1 chromosome 14, P.trichocarpa_v4.1, whole genome shotgun sequence genomic window:
- the LOC7494123 gene encoding uncharacterized protein LOC7494123 encodes MALFISPEISTAKILFNPNPRNLKSLNVRVRARSDVRVSGLNQNVRLYGQFSVPVKQETKRTNEEEEKQNYYVNMGYAIRTLREEFPGLFYRELSFDIYRDDIVYKDPINTFGGIESYKSMFWALRFHGRIFFRALWVDIISVSQPAENVIMVRWTVHGIPRVPWESSAQFDGLSEYKLDSKGKIFQHRVDNIALNSPPKFHVLTVEELIQAVGYPSTPKPTYFEVSPSFLKTN; translated from the exons aTGGCTCTTTTCATTTCACCAGAAATCTCCACCGCAAAAATCCTCTTTAACCCTAACCCTAGAAATCTCAAGAGCCTTAATGTTCGTGTCAGGGCTAGAAGTGATGTCAGGGTTTCGGGATTGAATCAAAATGTGAGGCTCTACGGTCAATTTTCGGTTCCGGTCAAACAAGAAACGAAGAGGACGAACGAGGAAGAGGAGAAGCAGAATTACTATGTGAATATGGGTTATGCGATTAGGACTTTGAGAGAGGAGTTTCCCGGGTTGTTTTATAGAGAGCTCAGTTTTGATATCTACAG GGATGACATTGTCTATAAAGATCCGATCAATACCTTTGGTGGTATTGAGAGTTATAAATCAATGTTCTGGGCTCTGCGTTTCCATGGAAGGATATTTTTCAGGGCTTTGTGGGTTGACATCATTAGTGTGTCACAGCCTGCAGAGAATGTGATTATGGTTCGATGGACAGTCCATGGCATCCCACGAGTCCCATGGGAGAGTAGTGCTCAATTTGATGGCCTGTCTGAGTACAAACTTGACAGCAAGGGGAAGATCTTTCAGCATCGGGTCGACAACATTGCTCTTAATTCACCTCCAAAGTTTCATGTGCTGACTGTGGAGGAATTAATCCAGGCTGTTGGTTACCCCTCAACCCCAAAACCGACTTATTTTGAAGTTTCGCCTTCCTTTTTAAAGACTAATTAG